In a genomic window of Mesoplasma tabanidae:
- the trmB gene encoding tRNA (guanosine(46)-N7)-methyltransferase TrmB has product MRLRNKPWVKEYLEKNSKYLITWDKKTKINLADLFEIKEQPVYLEIGCGKGNFITNHALKEKNINFIGMEKEETVVGVALKKTLAEFKQSHQEVKNLKYFNDFAEDLSDIFATSSIDKIYLNFSDPWPKARHAKKRLTYKTFLDIYANIIKSNGILEFKTDNDGLFAFSLEQIDENKNWELIYQTTDLYSDKAALINNIPTEYETKFHTAGKNINKLIIKKTF; this is encoded by the coding sequence ATGAGATTAAGAAATAAACCTTGAGTAAAGGAATATTTAGAAAAAAATAGTAAATATTTAATTACATGAGATAAAAAAACAAAAATTAATTTAGCTGATTTATTTGAAATTAAAGAACAACCTGTATACTTAGAAATTGGCTGTGGGAAAGGTAATTTTATAACTAATCATGCATTAAAAGAAAAAAACATTAATTTTATTGGAATGGAAAAAGAAGAAACAGTAGTTGGAGTAGCTCTTAAAAAAACTTTAGCTGAGTTTAAACAAAGTCATCAAGAGGTAAAAAATTTAAAGTATTTTAATGATTTTGCTGAGGATTTGTCTGATATATTTGCAACTTCTTCGATTGATAAAATTTATTTAAATTTTTCTGATCCATGACCAAAGGCAAGACATGCTAAAAAAAGACTTACTTACAAAACATTTTTGGATATCTACGCAAATATAATAAAATCTAATGGTATTTTAGAGTTTAAAACTGATAATGATGGGTTATTTGCATTTTCCCTAGAACAAATTGATGAAAATAAAAATTGAGAACTAATTTATCAAACAACTGATTTATATTCAGATAAAGCTGCATTGATAAATAACATTCCAACAGAGTATGAAACAAAGTTTCACACTGCTGGAAAAAACATTAATAAATTAATTATTAAAAAAACTTTTTAG
- a CDS encoding PP2C family protein-serine/threonine phosphatase, which translates to MRYKIQSLTDIGRVRKSNQDFLGYTENNEGCLFTIVCDGMGGHAHGELASKIAVQTFIRLFEKSTFLDKDDNQINQWLRESVKQIIQEMKDHVEVFYETHDMGTTLTAVLFVGKKAFVVNIGDSRTYRMKDGKLNQITVDQNLWNDTENREKRKEEIKGYLGPKFNEMTYWKVLTSALGPNKNTKIDTYLLTDNVGTFVLTTDGVHDYIDAETFAEILNSKRRLKTKAKEMIEFAMNNFSTDNLSLLIVEMMGE; encoded by the coding sequence ATGAGATATAAAATCCAATCATTAACAGATATAGGTAGAGTAAGAAAATCAAATCAGGATTTTTTAGGATACACTGAAAACAACGAAGGTTGTCTTTTTACTATAGTTTGTGATGGTATGGGTGGCCATGCTCATGGTGAATTAGCTTCTAAAATAGCTGTTCAAACATTTATTAGATTATTTGAAAAGTCTACTTTTTTAGATAAAGATGATAATCAAATCAATCAATGATTAAGAGAATCAGTAAAGCAAATTATCCAAGAAATGAAAGATCATGTTGAGGTATTTTATGAAACACATGATATGGGTACAACTTTGACAGCTGTGCTATTTGTAGGCAAAAAAGCATTTGTGGTTAATATCGGTGATTCTAGAACATATAGAATGAAAGATGGTAAATTAAATCAAATAACAGTTGATCAAAACTTGTGAAATGATACAGAAAATAGAGAAAAAAGAAAAGAAGAAATTAAAGGGTACTTAGGTCCTAAGTTTAACGAAATGACATATTGAAAAGTCTTAACTAGTGCATTAGGACCAAATAAAAATACAAAAATTGATACTTATTTACTAACTGATAATGTTGGAACTTTTGTTTTAACAACTGATGGTGTGCATGATTATATTGATGCTGAAACTTTTGCTGAAATATTAAACTCAAAAAGAAGACTAAAAACTAAAGCAAAAGAAATGATTGAGTTTGCTATGAATAACTTTTCAACTGATAATTTATCATTATTGATAGTAGAAATGATGGGTGAATAG
- a CDS encoding serine/threonine-protein kinase, whose translation MAENNLKYTRIDEIPTDYFANKKISGNYLLISEIGRGTFGLVYKAKDLSNPSYSNENFLAVKLMFVPNIKNENDRLREQEIRDEIKKYSTQIFNPRVVKIQDYLQWENFLLIVMEYVDGQSLQEMLKEKDGTLTFEEIVYYFSEIALGLQGVHDMNMIHRDIKPGNILLSKDKKIKITDFGISHVKGFVYEGGNAKRTLKPSSPGTPRFASPEQYIESDSSNEDKISFQSDIYSLGVMMYEATTGVELIKVNDPRLFRPSNDKDKKDRNSYLLDQSLVAEVILPSTINPAIDKALENIIMKCLEKNVADRYKTASEVAKDLKAIGKGEKIVFKKIKNESYKSDTIKKLENENKKFKTFIQSFINARVVPIIACIFMILILFMLVLIW comes from the coding sequence ATGGCAGAAAATAATCTAAAATATACAAGAATTGATGAAATCCCAACTGATTATTTTGCAAATAAAAAAATAAGTGGTAACTATTTGTTAATAAGTGAAATAGGTAGAGGAACTTTTGGGTTAGTTTATAAAGCAAAAGATTTAAGCAATCCTAGTTATTCTAATGAAAATTTTCTTGCTGTTAAATTAATGTTTGTTCCAAATATTAAAAATGAAAATGATAGATTAAGAGAACAAGAAATTAGAGATGAAATTAAGAAATATTCAACACAAATTTTTAATCCAAGAGTTGTTAAAATTCAAGATTATCTTCAATGAGAAAATTTTTTATTAATTGTCATGGAATATGTTGATGGTCAATCATTACAAGAAATGTTAAAAGAAAAAGATGGTACTTTAACTTTCGAAGAAATTGTATATTACTTTAGTGAAATAGCTTTGGGATTACAGGGAGTTCATGACATGAACATGATTCACCGTGATATTAAACCTGGAAATATTCTATTATCAAAGGATAAGAAAATTAAAATAACTGATTTTGGTATTTCACATGTTAAAGGATTTGTTTATGAGGGTGGAAATGCTAAGAGAACATTAAAACCTTCATCTCCTGGAACCCCAAGATTTGCTTCTCCAGAACAATACATTGAATCAGACAGTTCAAATGAAGATAAAATATCATTTCAATCAGATATTTATTCATTGGGAGTAATGATGTACGAAGCAACAACTGGGGTAGAGCTCATTAAAGTTAACGATCCTAGATTATTTAGACCCTCTAATGATAAAGATAAAAAAGATAGAAATTCATATCTTTTGGATCAAAGTCTTGTCGCTGAAGTAATTTTGCCTTCAACCATAAATCCCGCAATTGATAAAGCACTGGAGAATATAATTATGAAATGTCTTGAAAAAAATGTTGCTGACAGATACAAAACAGCAAGTGAAGTTGCTAAAGATTTAAAAGCAATTGGTAAAGGCGAAAAAATAGTTTTTAAAAAAATAAAAAATGAATCATATAAAAGTGATACTATAAAAAAACTTGAAAATGAGAACAAAAAATTTAAAACATTTATTCAAAGTTTTATCAATGCTAGGGTTGTTCCAATAATAGCATGTATTTTTATGATTTTAATTTTATTTATGCTTGTTTTAATTTGATAG
- the rsgA gene encoding ribosome small subunit-dependent GTPase A, with protein sequence MNGKIIQIDSNISFVLTEDKKIYEVFIKGNVKKEIKPLVGDDVEFNFIEDFKGNITKIMPRKNEIYRPRIANVDQVIIVTSLFEPLFASYILNKYIFMIETKKIKPILLFTKNELLVKTKYYDEVIKKVNSYKKIGYEVFILDNIENKNYTNEIANLKNKLVDKVSFFTGQTGAGKSTTLNNYLVDKQIKTNEISLKLNRGKHTTTNVKIYSLPDNILIADTPGFSSFELVNLEIDDVLRTSKILNNFNSNCKFIDCIHIHEQKCGVKEAVQTNEIPVFIYEDYKKIYEEISNRKVRY encoded by the coding sequence ATGAATGGAAAAATAATTCAAATAGATAGTAACATAAGCTTTGTTTTGACAGAAGATAAAAAGATTTATGAAGTTTTTATAAAAGGAAATGTTAAAAAAGAAATTAAGCCTTTAGTTGGCGACGATGTTGAATTTAATTTTATTGAAGATTTTAAAGGCAATATAACAAAAATAATGCCTAGAAAGAACGAAATCTATAGACCACGAATTGCTAATGTTGATCAAGTAATTATTGTTACTTCTTTGTTTGAACCATTATTTGCTTCTTATATACTAAATAAATACATATTTATGATTGAGACAAAAAAAATAAAACCAATTCTTCTTTTTACAAAAAACGAGTTATTAGTTAAAACAAAATATTATGATGAAGTAATTAAAAAAGTTAATTCATATAAAAAAATAGGATATGAAGTTTTTATACTTGATAATATTGAGAACAAAAATTATACTAATGAAATAGCGAATTTAAAAAATAAATTAGTTGATAAAGTCTCTTTTTTTACTGGTCAAACCGGTGCTGGAAAATCAACAACACTTAATAATTATTTAGTAGATAAGCAAATTAAAACTAATGAAATATCACTTAAGTTAAATAGAGGAAAGCACACAACTACAAACGTGAAAATTTATAGTTTGCCAGATAATATTTTAATTGCAGATACACCGGGTTTTTCAAGTTTTGAACTAGTTAATCTTGAAATAGATGATGTATTGAGAACTTCAAAAATTTTAAATAATTTTAACAGTAATTGTAAATTTATAGATTGCATTCATATTCACGAACAAAAATGTGGGGTTAAAGAAGCTGTTCAAACTAATGAAATACCAGTTTTTATTTACGAAGATTATAAAAAAATTTATGAGGAAATATCAAACAGGAAGGTTAGATACTAA
- the rpe gene encoding ribulose-phosphate 3-epimerase, whose amino-acid sequence MKKIIIAPSFLSANFADLKNEISRCQEAKIEWIHYDVMDYDFVPNLTFGSKILKDIVNSSEFKVDIHFMVKVKTKKFEDFFAEYIKCNPSMMTMHIEAMSKKETKKFYELCKQNKIMFSLAVSPKTDIHILDEWLDKVDNVLIMSVEPGFGGQSFIPEVLTKVEYLSKLQKVNKYNYTIEIDGGINEETSKKAVKAGVQMMVAGSYLFESNNFSEKVKTLKHD is encoded by the coding sequence ATGAAAAAAATAATTATAGCACCAAGTTTTTTATCAGCTAATTTTGCAGATTTAAAAAATGAAATTAGCAGATGTCAAGAAGCAAAAATAGAGTGAATTCATTATGATGTTATGGATTATGATTTTGTTCCTAATCTAACTTTTGGTTCAAAAATTTTAAAGGATATTGTTAATTCAAGTGAATTTAAAGTTGATATTCATTTTATGGTTAAGGTAAAGACAAAAAAGTTTGAAGATTTTTTTGCAGAATATATAAAATGCAATCCTTCAATGATGACTATGCATATTGAGGCAATGTCAAAAAAAGAAACTAAAAAGTTTTATGAATTATGTAAACAAAATAAAATAATGTTTAGTTTAGCTGTTTCACCTAAAACTGATATACATATTTTAGATGAATGATTAGATAAAGTAGATAACGTTTTGATTATGAGTGTTGAACCAGGCTTTGGTGGTCAATCATTTATTCCTGAAGTATTAACAAAAGTTGAATACTTATCTAAATTACAAAAAGTTAATAAATATAACTATACAATAGAAATTGATGGTGGAATAAATGAGGAAACAAGTAAAAAAGCAGTTAAAGCAGGGGTCCAAATGATGGTAGCAGGAAGTTACTTATTTGAAAGCAATAATTTTTCAGAGAAAGTTAAAACTTTAAAACATGATTAA
- a CDS encoding thiamine diphosphokinase, with amino-acid sequence MIKNILIVTAKTKIDLSLFNNNETYIIGVERGCLDLIEKNIKIDLAISDFDHVLEEELELIKSYAKLIEILSSEKDLLDGEMAIIEAKKIAKNANIMFIANPTKRYDMNFSILNLVFKYGVKLINDESVIFKIQAGLTELEFSNFQVYTYISFFSKVDTIISIENLKYECKNFELKAWENSCISNALLLNKNPIIQSNDEVICIVTK; translated from the coding sequence ATGATTAAAAATATTTTAATTGTTACTGCTAAAACTAAAATTGATTTAAGTTTATTTAATAATAATGAAACTTACATTATAGGTGTTGAGCGTGGATGTTTAGACTTGATTGAAAAAAATATAAAAATTGATTTAGCTATTTCAGATTTTGATCATGTATTAGAAGAAGAATTAGAATTGATTAAATCATATGCAAAATTAATTGAGATATTGTCTAGTGAAAAAGATTTATTAGATGGGGAAATGGCTATAATAGAAGCAAAAAAAATAGCAAAAAATGCTAATATAATGTTTATAGCTAATCCAACTAAAAGATATGATATGAATTTTTCAATTTTAAACCTAGTATTTAAGTACGGTGTAAAATTAATTAATGATGAAAGTGTAATATTTAAAATTCAAGCAGGTTTGACTGAACTAGAATTTAGTAATTTTCAGGTTTATACATATATAAGTTTCTTTTCAAAAGTGGATACAATTATAAGCATAGAAAACTTAAAGTATGAATGTAAAAATTTTGAGTTAAAAGCCTGAGAAAATAGTTGTATATCAAATGCCTTATTGCTAAATAAGAATCCAATAATTCAAAGTAATGATGAAGTTATATGTATAGTAACAAAATAA
- a CDS encoding IS30 family transposase: MNNYKQISLKERTLIEYLLNVQNKSVSFIAKELNRNRSTIYREIKRNKAAMIYKAKDSQFTRDINNTLSHQNKISKYNEFLRFLYVNFNPKSFSIDVCVFKAKELGIKTPTTQTVYNWIKNKQIKIKSKDLLRPRFWWKKSSKYKHYLWEISKMNSIPITYRPKNINQRKDIGHFEIDLIVRSGNSSKAIMTLVERVTRKGFAIKLENKTMKHTNEKLKELIGKENLNIKSITKDNGMEFNLLHEVTQELNVPLYTCNTYASCEKGTNENFNGLIRRYLPKKTNFTNLKDDNIIEILNEINKMPRKILNYKSAQEFYETFG, from the coding sequence ATGAATAATTATAAACAAATATCTTTAAAAGAAAGAACATTAATTGAATATCTATTAAATGTTCAAAATAAATCTGTTTCTTTTATAGCTAAAGAATTAAATAGAAATAGATCAACTATTTACAGAGAAATTAAAAGAAATAAAGCAGCTATGATTTATAAAGCCAAGGATTCACAATTTACTAGAGATATTAATAATACCTTATCTCATCAAAATAAAATAAGTAAATATAATGAATTCTTGAGATTTCTTTATGTTAATTTTAATCCAAAAAGTTTTAGCATTGATGTTTGTGTTTTTAAAGCCAAAGAACTTGGGATTAAAACACCAACAACCCAAACTGTTTACAATTGAATTAAGAATAAGCAAATAAAAATTAAATCAAAAGATTTATTGAGACCTAGGTTTTGATGAAAAAAGTCTAGTAAATATAAGCATTATCTATGAGAAATATCAAAAATGAATTCCATTCCAATTACTTATAGACCTAAAAATATTAATCAAAGAAAAGACATTGGTCATTTTGAAATTGATTTAATTGTTAGATCTGGCAATAGTTCAAAAGCCATAATGACACTAGTTGAAAGAGTTACCAGAAAAGGTTTTGCAATTAAATTAGAAAATAAAACTATGAAACATACAAATGAAAAATTAAAAGAATTAATTGGAAAAGAAAATTTAAATATTAAATCTATTACTAAAGATAATGGTATGGAATTTAATCTTTTACATGAAGTCACACAAGAATTAAACGTACCACTTTATACATGTAATACCTACGCTTCTTGTGAAAAAGGAACTAATGAAAATTTTAATGGTTTGATTAGAAGATATTTACCTAAGAAAACTAATTTTACAAATTTAAAAGATGATAATATAATAGAAATATTAAATGAAATAAATAAAATGCCTCGTAAAATTCTGAACTATAAATCAGCTCAGGAATTTTATGAGACATTCGGTTAG
- a CDS encoding IS30 family transposase, with translation MNNYKQISLKERTLIEYLLNVQNKSVSFIAKELNRNRSTIYREIKRNKAAIIYKAKDSQFTRDINNTLSHQNKISKYNEFLRFLYVNFNPKSFSIDVCVFKAKELGIKTPTTQTVYNWIKNKQIKIKSKDLLRPRFWWKKSSKYKHYLWEISKMNSIPITYRPKNINQRKDIGHFEIDLIVSSGNSSKAIMTLVERVTRKGFAIKLENKTMKHTKEKLKELIAKENLNIKSITKDNGMEFNLLHEVTQELNVPLYTCNTYASCEKGTNENFNGLIRRYLPKKTNFTNLKDDNIIEILNEINKMPRKILNYKSAQEFYETFG, from the coding sequence ATGAATAATTATAAACAAATATCTTTAAAAGAAAGAACATTAATTGAATATCTATTAAATGTTCAAAATAAATCTGTTTCTTTTATAGCTAAAGAATTAAATAGAAATAGATCAACTATTTACAGAGAAATTAAAAGAAATAAAGCAGCTATAATTTATAAAGCCAAGGATTCACAATTTACTAGAGATATTAATAATACCTTATCTCATCAAAATAAAATAAGTAAATATAATGAATTCTTGAGATTTCTTTATGTTAATTTTAATCCAAAAAGTTTTAGCATTGATGTTTGTGTTTTTAAAGCCAAAGAACTTGGGATTAAAACACCAACAACCCAAACTGTTTACAATTGAATTAAGAATAAGCAAATAAAAATTAAATCAAAAGATTTATTGAGACCTAGGTTTTGATGAAAAAAGTCTAGTAAATATAAGCATTATCTATGAGAAATATCAAAAATGAATTCCATTCCAATTACTTATAGACCTAAAAATATTAATCAAAGAAAAGACATTGGTCATTTTGAAATTGATTTAATTGTTAGTTCTGGCAATAGTTCAAAAGCCATAATGACACTAGTTGAAAGAGTTACCAGAAAAGGTTTTGCAATTAAATTAGAAAATAAAACTATGAAACATACAAAAGAAAAATTAAAAGAATTAATTGCAAAAGAAAATTTAAATATTAAATCTATTACTAAAGATAATGGTATGGAATTTAATCTTTTACATGAAGTCACACAAGAATTAAACGTACCACTTTATACATGTAATACCTACGCTTCTTGTGAAAAAGGAACTAATGAAAATTTTAATGGTTTGATTAGAAGATATTTACCTAAGAAAACTAATTTTACAAATTTAAAAGATGATAATATAATAGAAATATTAAATGAAATAAATAAAATGCCTCGTAAAATTCTGAACTATAAATCAGCTCAGGAATTTTATGAGACATTCGGTTAG
- the rpmB gene encoding 50S ribosomal protein L28 yields MARKDMLTGKSALSGNSRSHALNATKRKWNLNLQKVKVMDENGNVFTIKVSARTLRTLKKQNVVVA; encoded by the coding sequence ATGGCAAGAAAAGATATGTTAACTGGTAAAAGTGCGTTATCTGGTAATTCAAGATCACACGCTTTAAATGCAACAAAGAGAAAATGAAATTTAAACTTACAAAAAGTTAAAGTTATGGACGAAAACGGTAATGTATTTACTATCAAAGTTTCAGCAAGAACTTTAAGAACTTTAAAAAAACAAAACGTAGTTGTTGCTTAA
- a CDS encoding Asp23/Gls24 family envelope stress response protein, with amino-acid sequence MNTIDKSVIKVIKDAIVTVPGVVSFSNFNADSYEEIATNDINNAIEFTNTDNITRFRIHVIILSGVNIKDVIKEIQIRVKYELEKISKFTMKYMVDVVVDDLA; translated from the coding sequence GTGAACACAATAGACAAATCAGTAATTAAAGTAATTAAAGATGCTATAGTAACTGTTCCTGGTGTAGTTTCATTTTCTAATTTTAATGCAGATTCTTATGAAGAAATTGCAACAAATGATATCAACAATGCTATTGAGTTTACAAATACAGACAACATAACTCGTTTTAGAATACATGTTATAATATTATCTGGTGTTAATATTAAAGACGTTATAAAAGAAATTCAAATAAGAGTGAAATATGAGCTAGAAAAAATTTCAAAATTTACCATGAAATACATGGTAGATGTTGTGGTAGATGATTTAGCTTAA
- a CDS encoding DAK2 domain-containing protein, with translation MEKLILIKDSMTSAVNNLYNNYPHIDKLNVFPVPDGDTGTNMNLTATNGYNDVKDVEFKTIGEFLNAFSRGLIMGARGNSGVIFSQIIKGLAKGMNDATELNAAEWKRGFAESKIIAYRAVMKPVEGTILTVIREVAEQSALLPDDMETKEFWNKIILIANEALENTPNLLQALKDVGVVDSGAYGLVKFFEGMNSVIQSNVIIAKTDKLEINEGGNIEMEIEAEFGYCTEGIVMLNQEWINKLQTSAIRDQLQIYGNTSIVVVIDEDILKVHTHALSPGQVLMFLQQYGDFKTIKVDNMNLQADKQVKGNETSGWQETTSIKLERKLNNDYATIAVVSSQEMKKYFEKELGIDIAIDGGSKMNPSTNDFLKAIEEVDAKAVYLMPNNGNVLLAAKQAEKEETKSKIIVIPTKTIQQGMTAALSFDPSATTVKNTKAITSAIKNVISFQVSQAAKDSIVNGIKIKKDQQMAIVDGKIVGTANDIGILFEKQLSRYITNKTEIITIFIGQDASAKSVSQLRKFLDENFDVEYEIIEGGQKVYSFIIAVE, from the coding sequence ATGGAAAAATTAATTTTAATAAAAGACTCGATGACGAGTGCTGTGAACAATTTATATAATAACTATCCACATATTGATAAGTTAAATGTTTTCCCTGTTCCAGATGGTGATACAGGAACTAACATGAATTTAACTGCTACAAATGGATATAATGATGTTAAAGATGTCGAATTTAAAACAATTGGTGAATTTTTAAATGCATTTTCTAGAGGTTTAATTATGGGAGCTAGAGGTAACTCTGGTGTTATTTTTTCTCAAATTATTAAAGGTTTAGCAAAAGGAATGAATGATGCTACTGAATTGAACGCAGCAGAATGAAAAAGAGGATTTGCAGAATCTAAAATTATTGCTTATAGAGCAGTAATGAAACCTGTTGAAGGTACAATTCTAACAGTTATTAGAGAAGTTGCTGAACAATCTGCATTATTACCTGATGACATGGAAACTAAAGAATTTTGAAATAAAATAATTTTAATAGCTAATGAAGCATTAGAAAACACTCCTAACTTATTACAAGCACTTAAAGATGTTGGCGTTGTTGACTCTGGGGCATATGGATTGGTTAAATTTTTTGAAGGAATGAATTCAGTAATTCAGTCAAACGTAATTATTGCTAAAACAGACAAACTTGAGATTAACGAAGGTGGAAACATCGAAATGGAAATCGAAGCTGAATTTGGTTATTGTACTGAAGGTATTGTAATGTTAAATCAGGAATGAATTAACAAATTACAAACTAGTGCTATTAGAGATCAATTGCAAATTTATGGTAATACATCAATTGTAGTTGTTATTGATGAGGATATTTTAAAAGTACATACTCATGCTTTAAGCCCGGGTCAAGTTTTAATGTTTTTACAACAATATGGTGATTTTAAGACTATTAAAGTTGATAACATGAACTTGCAGGCTGATAAACAAGTTAAAGGTAATGAAACTTCTGGTTGACAAGAAACTACATCAATCAAACTTGAAAGAAAACTTAATAATGATTATGCAACCATTGCTGTTGTATCATCACAGGAAATGAAAAAATACTTTGAAAAAGAACTTGGTATTGATATAGCAATTGATGGTGGATCAAAGATGAATCCTTCAACAAATGATTTCTTAAAAGCTATTGAGGAAGTTGATGCAAAAGCTGTTTATTTGATGCCCAATAACGGTAATGTTTTATTAGCAGCAAAACAAGCCGAAAAAGAGGAAACTAAATCAAAAATTATTGTTATACCAACTAAAACTATACAACAAGGTATGACAGCAGCATTATCATTTGATCCATCTGCAACAACAGTAAAAAATACTAAAGCAATTACTTCAGCAATTAAAAATGTGATTTCTTTTCAAGTTTCACAGGCTGCAAAAGATTCAATTGTAAATGGAATTAAGATTAAAAAAGATCAACAAATGGCCATTGTTGATGGAAAAATTGTTGGAACAGCAAATGATATTGGTATTTTATTTGAAAAACAATTATCAAGATATATAACAAATAAGACTGAAATTATAACTATTTTCATTGGACAAGATGCTTCAGCAAAAAGTGTTAGTCAATTAAGAAAATTCTTAGATGAAAATTTTGATGTTGAATATGAGATTATCGAAGGTGGACAAAAAGTTTACAGTTTTATAATTGCAGTAGAATAA
- the plsX gene encoding phosphate acyltransferase PlsX: MYKIAFDVMGSDNGSAVAIEAASKFIKTRKDLYLIFVGDKDQIETSLKKFPIDETRYEILATKEFIDMNGSIMDIRRKKDSSMVRALEILKDKKVDAMITGGNSAAFIAGSHFILGELNGISRPGFMPTLPTAVNNKLTLLLDVGANLEADVEDIIGYAKMANIYAKNVLKIANPSIAQLNIGEEKSKGTLLQKEIYKELETDVNINFFGNLESRDILAGKVDIIVTDGYTGNMCLKAFEGASKILMSEIKAQLYRTIFTKLKALTLKKSFDNVSKKFDYKNHSGAILLGVDGIAFKAHGSSDVKSFEATLRMTCDAVENDVLNKIKKELK, translated from the coding sequence ATGTATAAAATAGCGTTTGATGTAATGGGGTCAGATAATGGTAGTGCAGTTGCTATTGAAGCTGCAAGCAAATTTATAAAAACAAGAAAAGATTTATATCTTATTTTTGTAGGTGATAAAGATCAAATAGAAACATCGCTAAAGAAATTTCCTATTGATGAAACAAGATATGAAATTTTGGCAACAAAAGAATTTATTGATATGAATGGTTCAATTATGGATATTAGAAGAAAAAAAGACTCTTCAATGGTAAGAGCTCTTGAAATATTAAAAGATAAAAAAGTTGATGCTATGATTACTGGTGGTAACTCAGCAGCTTTTATTGCTGGCTCACATTTTATTTTAGGAGAGTTGAACGGAATTTCAAGACCTGGTTTTATGCCAACACTTCCAACAGCAGTAAACAATAAATTGACTTTATTACTAGATGTAGGAGCAAACCTTGAAGCGGACGTTGAAGATATTATAGGATATGCTAAAATGGCAAATATATATGCTAAAAACGTTTTAAAAATTGCAAACCCTAGTATTGCACAATTAAATATAGGCGAAGAAAAATCAAAAGGTACTTTATTGCAAAAAGAAATTTATAAAGAATTAGAAACAGATGTAAACATAAACTTTTTTGGTAATCTTGAATCAAGAGATATTTTAGCTGGTAAAGTTGACATTATTGTTACTGATGGTTATACAGGAAATATGTGTTTAAAAGCATTTGAGGGAGCTTCAAAAATTTTAATGTCTGAAATTAAAGCTCAGTTATACAGAACAATTTTTACTAAACTAAAAGCATTAACACTGAAAAAATCATTTGACAATGTTTCAAAAAAATTTGATTACAAAAATCATTCTGGTGCTATTTTATTAGGTGTTGATGGCATTGCTTTTAAAGCACATGGATCAAGTGATGTTAAGTCATTTGAGGCAACATTAAGAATGACTTGTGATGCTGTTGAAAACGATGTATTAAATAAAATTAAAAAGGAATTAAAATAA